CGGCTCCTTCCTTTGGTGCGATCGTCACCAATGCATTGCATATGCTGAACAATGAGGCACCGAAAAAAATTGATGATAAAAAATCATTGGCCAGGATATACGTCACTACCCTCGTCAAAGATGGTGCTGATGCAGCTGCTACACAACTGACCTTGTTGAAAACTGACACTGCTCACTACTACCTGAGTGAGTGGGAACTGAACAAAGCAGGGTATGAGCAGCTATATGATTACTACCGGATCGATGCAGCGCTGGAGATATTTAAACTCAACTGCCTGCTATTTCCACATAGTTTCAATACCTACGATAGTTATGGTGAAGCCCTGAACAAGGCGGGTAAACGAAACGAAGCGATTGCCCTCTACGAGCGTTCCATCCAGATCAATCCGAACAATGAAGATGGCATGCGGGAGTTAAAAAAGATCAAAGCCCGTTAATAATTTATCACTCTGGGAGAAGATAAAATCACTTTAAAAATTATTTAAAAACTAACCCCTATACTTGTTATTTTTAGGACTCGCAATTCAGCTAAATGAATGATTGTCAATAAATTTAACAGGTAACGATGAAAATCAGACAACGAATTATCATGCTTGGGGTACTGTTGCTGGCCGTAGGTCAGGCTGGTGCACAGACCTACAAAAATGCGAAAGCGCCGATTGAAGCAAGGGTGAAAGATCTGCTGCAAAGGATGACGCTGGAAGAAAAAGTCGGGCAGCTGAATACACTGCTCGGTTGGCCTATGTACGAAAAGAAAGGTGATGCTGTAGGTATAAGTGAAACGTTCAAAGAAGAGATTTCCAAAAGACATATCGGTAGTTTCTGGGCTACGCTCAGAGCCGATCCATGGACACAAAAGACACTTGAAACAGGTCTGAACCCTCGCCAGAGTGCAGAAGCCACCAATGCCATGCAGAAATATATGATGGAAAATACCCGCCTTGGCATTCCATTGATCCTGGCAGAAGAATGCCCGCATGGGCATATGGCAATTGGTACCACCGTATTCTCTACTTCTATCGGACAGGCAAGTACCTGGGATCCTGCACTGATCCAGGAAATGGCAAGTGCTATTGCTGTAGAGGCACGGGTGCAGGGTGCACACATTGGCTATGGTCCTGTATTGGACCTTGTGCGTGAACCAAGATGGTCACGTCTGGAAGAGACTTATGGCGAAGACCCTTACCTGATTGGCCAAATGGGTATTGCCATGGTAAAAGGTTTCCAGGGCAGCAATATCAACAGTGGTAAAAACATTATTTCTACACTGAAGCATTTTACTGCCTACGGTTCTCCTGAAGGTGGTCACAATGGTGGTATTGCACTTACTGGTCAGCGGGATCTGTTTATGTCCTACCTGCCTCCGTTCAGAGATGCGATCAAAGCAGGTGCACTGTCTATCATGGCATCTTACAACTCAATCGATGGTATCCCCTGTAGTGCCAATGCTTTCCTGCTGAAGGACGTGCTGGTGAAAGACTGGGGTTTCAAAGGATATACGGTTTCCGATCTGCATGGTATTCCAAGTATGAATACAAACCATCGTGTAGCAGCTGATATAGAACAGGCAGCAGCGATGAGCATCAATGCAGGCCTGGACAATGACCTGGGTGGTGCAGCTTATGGCGATGCACTGATCAAAGCAGTAAAGGATAAACTGGTGGCAATGGCCACCATTGATTCTGCAACAGCACATGTGCTGCGCGTAAAATTCAAAATGGGGCTGTTCGAAAACCCATATGTAGATCCGGCGGCTGTTGATAAAGCTGTAGCAACTCCTGAGCATATCGCGCTGTCTAAAAAGGTAGCACTGGAATCAATTGTTTTATTGAAGAATGAAAACAACCTGCTGCCACTGAGCAAGTCAATTAAGAATTTAGCCGTTATCGGGCCGAATGCAGACAATATCTACAACCAGTTGGGGGATTATACTGCACCGCAGCCGGAAGAGAAAATTGTGACCGTTTTAGAGGGTATTAAAGCGAAGTTAGGAACAGGTACCAATATCACTTATGTGAAAGGTTGTGCCATTCGGGATACTGCCAATGATAATATCGCTGCGGCTGTTGCTGCTGCAAAAGGTGCGGATGCGGTCG
This Chitinophaga sancti DNA region includes the following protein-coding sequences:
- a CDS encoding glycoside hydrolase family 3 N-terminal domain-containing protein; this translates as MKIRQRIIMLGVLLLAVGQAGAQTYKNAKAPIEARVKDLLQRMTLEEKVGQLNTLLGWPMYEKKGDAVGISETFKEEISKRHIGSFWATLRADPWTQKTLETGLNPRQSAEATNAMQKYMMENTRLGIPLILAEECPHGHMAIGTTVFSTSIGQASTWDPALIQEMASAIAVEARVQGAHIGYGPVLDLVREPRWSRLEETYGEDPYLIGQMGIAMVKGFQGSNINSGKNIISTLKHFTAYGSPEGGHNGGIALTGQRDLFMSYLPPFRDAIKAGALSIMASYNSIDGIPCSANAFLLKDVLVKDWGFKGYTVSDLHGIPSMNTNHRVAADIEQAAAMSINAGLDNDLGGAAYGDALIKAVKDKLVAMATIDSATAHVLRVKFKMGLFENPYVDPAAVDKAVATPEHIALSKKVALESIVLLKNENNLLPLSKSIKNLAVIGPNADNIYNQLGDYTAPQPEEKIVTVLEGIKAKLGTGTNITYVKGCAIRDTANDNIAAAVAAAKGADAVVLVLGGSSARDFKTSYQATGAAEVKSGENAVSDMESGEGYDRVSLDLMGLQNKLMKSLAATGKPIVLVLIEGRPLNITWAADNVPAIVNAWYPGQEGGHAVADVLFGDYNPAGRLPVSIPKSVGQLPVYYNYKNASKHDYVEMTFKPQYSFGYGLSYTTFGYENLQVSVYGKKVAVKFTVKNTGKVEGDEVAQLYVRDDYSSVVTANEQLKRFQRVHLKAGESKEISFEMNPEDLQLLNVQNKWVVEPGTFSVMVGGSSDDVKLNGSFTIK